In the Triticum aestivum cultivar Chinese Spring chromosome 2B, IWGSC CS RefSeq v2.1, whole genome shotgun sequence genome, GAGCTAGGAGAAAGACAAGGGAGGGCGTCGCGTGCGTCCGCGTCATTGCAAACCCGCCCAAATTTAAGCCTGAAATGGATCACGCATCGACAAAAAAATGTACTCTCATCCGTTTGCGTCGACGCGTTGGGCTGCGTATTATATCCGTTTCAATTCAAACGAACACAGGCGAATAGTTTGGGTTGACGCGTAGAAGTTGCTCTAAGACGAGCTTTCGACGTAGCTTTGCCGTTGTGACTTGTCGCTCCTCCCTCTTAGCAAGAAGCAAAAGCACACCATAAATTGAGTATATAAAATAATAAAGACCATGCCAGGAATTTCCTGAAAAAGAATCCGGCGAGTAATGAACCTCCACTGCCCCGGCGACCGACCGATATAGGCTGCGTCGATCGGGTCGGTTGGCGCTTGCCAGTACTAAGGGATCTCCAACACCGGCCCTCATATCGCCCGCATACGTTTGTACCATGTGGTCCGGACCCGGATACCATCCAACGCGGGCTTGTATCGATGTGCGACGTAGTTCAGACCATGATTTCCCCGCAAACCGGAACCAAATGTAGGGTTTTTTTCGGAAGTTTGGACACGCTAAAGGTCTCACTCCGACCTTTCTGGCCACCCAAAAGGAAGATGGAGCCCGCATTTTGTAGGAACTCGCATTGTTTCCGTGCTAAAATCCCCCACTCTCTTCTTTCATCCCCCACCACTCTCCACCCAATTCCCGTCCTTTTCTTCCACCCTCTCCTTCCTTCCGTCGCTGACGCATGGAATCAGAGGAGAACTTGTCGGagatggaggtggtggcggtgctaGAGTATCCGAGCATCATGCTCGCCCAGAAGATCAACTCGACTACGCGGCAAACTTGCCGCGTGAAAGCAGAGGCAGCAAAGGAGGAGAATCTCAAGAAACAGATGGCCGCCGGTAGGCATGCGGGTGGCGTCAGTCATGGCGAACATCGCGATGGCAGGCGCGGTGCAAGGAGAAGAGGGCGAAGTGAGAAGGTGCGGCAGCCAAGTTGGCGGAGAGGTTCGAGTACATCTTGTCGAACAAGGAGGAGGCATGTGTGAAGCGCTCGGACCTTAAGGAGGAGAAAAGGCGGAGAGGTTCAAATTGTGAAGAGAGGAGGACCATGATCGAAGAGAGGAAGGCCGCGCTCGAGGAAAAGAAGTTGAAGATCGCCGCCAATGCGGAGGACGCCAAGATGTTGACCTTGAATTTGGATGCTTTGGATGTCGACGCAAGAATGATCGTGCAATCCATCCGCTACTAGATGTTGCAATGAGTTGATAGCGGCGGATaatgaggcggaggcggaggtggacgcGGAGGCGGCCTACACGGCGGTAACGACACCTTGATTGGTAAGCAGATGACTAGGATTGCCAGTCCGGAAAGGCAGAAATTCGGACGGACTGATGTTCTTTTTTCGAAACACGGTCCCTTAGGGCCCGATTCATTAAAAAAGTTCGAAGAGAGTTGCCCGATTAATTAACGAAAAACCGGGCAAAAACCGTCACAACACGCCCGTAAAAATAAGGCACACAGGACGGCCTAGCAACCCACACAAGAACTCACATACGCCGCCGAGGAGAAAAGCGTCGTCGATGTTGCAATCTAGCGTCATCGTCACCACACCTCCATGAGGGCGACTCCGACTCCACCATCAACGACCACCGATGTAGCCCCCACCGCAAACAAGCGCAGAGGCCTGCGCCGGCCAATGCCAAATAGTCCACCGCACGCGCCGGCGACCAGGAGGCTCCAACTCCGTCGACGAGCATTGCAGGAGAAAAAGAATTGGGCCTACACCGAGCCAGCGCTAGAACCGACCACCCGTCTTGCGTCATCATCACCGCAAGGCTTCTCCTCAGCAGCTCCGACTTCAGAAGACAAGCGAGGCCCGACGCCCCCTCAAACACGCCAGATGAGGCCGACTACCAGAACACAGCTGCAAACCCGACTCCGCTTGAAGCCGCCATCGTTGCCACACAAGAAGCCGCGCAAATCATCCACATTGCCGGACGGGCACATGCCGAATGCAATGTCGCGAGCATCCAGCCCATGGAGCACGCAAACGGGGTCCAAAGCTCTTCAAGACGACGCCCCAAAGAGGGAAGTGACGATGCCGACGCCATCACCCGACCCAACCGAGTCTTAGGCTTTCACCCGAAGAACTGGATCGGAGAGTGTGCAGGGAGAGAACTCCTCGACGGCGCCTCCAAGGAGGTGAGACGACGTCCATGGACGCCGACGCCGTCGGCCGGCAAGAGCCCGGCAAGCTTTCGCCCGGAGCACCGCCCAACACCACAACCCCACGCACTGCACCTCCGCTAGCCCACACACCTTCTACGAAGCCATCGCACCATGACCAAGCAAAAGCCACCACAGACCTCGCCGCCGGCCAGAGGAACCAGCGAGCCAAAACCGGCCGAGCCCGGTCGGATCCGGCAGCCTCCCGAGTCAAGCCACTGACGAAGAGCCGAAGCCGGCACGACGCACACCACCAGACCAGAACCACCAGGTGAGGAGCACGGTCTGCCACACCGAAGCTCCGGATCCAACCATACGAAGTTGACACCACGAGCTGCCACCACCAGATCCACCCGAAGCTGCCACATGAGCTCCAGCTTCAGATCCGCCCGAGCCACCACCAGGATCAGACGGAGCGCCCCGCCAAACAACCGCACGAGCCGCCGTCCCGCTGGGcttgtaaaaactaggcatacttAGCTTTTTTTTTGTTGTGATCGGGCATGCGATTCGGTGTGGATCGGACTATATTTGAATTTCAAATTGGCATTTACCAAGGACATATACAAGATAGTATTGGTCGGTCGGCTCCTTCATCCGTGTCGGCAGACTCATCCCTTTCCACGGACACGGATGTCGGAGAGAATTTACGGTTGGCGCGAGAGATGCCTAATACTctctcctttctggtttatagggcttatctcaaaattttactttttttcatttcataaggctcaatttggttggttcccatcacatgttcagattccaaggtgcattaaatcattgcatgcaattactaagagaaaattgaccaatgcatgtactttatgcatgcatgcattacaattaatgcattgataaacgtAATTTTTAGGAAAATAAGAGCATTAATTAGATGcctttgcaaactacaaaaaatattccaccacttaCCATCTAttttggttggtgagatttttgaattgagccctataaaccggaaaggagggagtataactTCGATCCTTGATTCTGCCTCCTCGGCATGCGTGCCGGAGGGCGGGCGATCTCTCGTGATCGTGAGCAACCCGTGGAACGGCGGGACGAGATGTGGCGCGTTGTGTTCATGCGCGCGACAAGAGCGGCACATCCCGTGCACCGACGATAGCTTGGACGAGAACGCAACACACACAAtacctttttctttcttgttttttttcTTAGGTTCTTTCTTTGTTTTTGTTAAAACATCACACTCTCGGTCTCGGGGCCATGCAGTAGGATCAGAGCATCTTTTCTTCGTTAGGCCGCGAGCCCATTGTGATAACCAACGATGCGTCGCATGCTCATCCCAATATCAAATCCAAGAGCACACGACACGCCCGTATCCAACCAAGCCATCACCGCGCCCGCCGAAACAGACGAAAAAAAAAGGACGCTGGTAGGTCCTGAACATTCGGAATTTGACCACGACAAATTGAGTGTTCTTTTTGACAATTTGTAGGGCATGTACAATTGTTGATaaaatagtcttatcttaagtcttgtatgtaaattagagatgacaaaaaaatatATCTACAATGGATCATTTCTTAGCCATATCTTCAATAATTAGCTGCTCCTAAAAACATGATaagacaaattgtgctaagagGTCATCTCTTGTTacgatttctctctcctccacatcatcatttatcctacgtggcgcACTTatgatagaaccattgtacatgcccttatttGTTGACCATGACAAGTTTAGTTGATAAGAGCAACTACAACCGGGCCTATGTCCACCTCAAACACCTGGGCATGTTGTCTGCTCAATGCCCGGGGGATTTTTAGCCACCCAACCGGGCTTCCCATAGCCGACCTAAATGGCCAGACTGACCGGCACTCTTCATACCGGCTCATATATGATGCGCGCCCGCCATGTTAGACTGATCGATAGGACCCATACGGGGATACGGAGAGACCGTTGGTCCAGCGGGTGCTTCCTCCGCTCCACGCCGCGTGGTGCCGCTCTGGCGTGCCCTTCGGGGGAGGAGGCCATCTACTTAATCCGGACGGCGGCAATTGAATCCTATCCACCCCGTTTCCAATTTATCCTTTCCGCCGCCGCCTGCAGCACCATGCCAAAGCGACGCCAGACCACCACGTACGCCATGCTCACTTCGGAGCGCCGCCTGTAGGTGTTGGAGGAGATCCTGGCGAGGCGGGCAGCTTGTTTAGTTGCGGGCCTTCTTCCGGATTCGCCCGAGTCGGAAGAGGGGGAGTAGGATTTTGGTCAATGTACGCGGACTTGGCGGCGTCCGGAGAGCGGATTTTGGTGTttgcggttgtagatgctctaaacaCGACAGATCTGCCTTCGATTTGTTTTTTTCCCAGGAAATTGCCATCCCCGTGAACTAAATTTGTCATCCTCGCGATCAAACTAAAACTGCCGTAAAAAATGTTCAATCTGCACTACCATGGTAAAATATCCAACCTTCGGATTTTACCATCCCCGAAAAATAAGTCTCCAAAAAAATCGAAATGAAAATAACCCAGGAAGTTTGGTAAAACGAAGGCCGCAACAGAAGCAGGCCTCCCGCCCGGGGCATACGCGAGCGTGGTTAAGCCACTGTTTCGTCCGGATAATAACCCCACGTCGCTCGCTCGATCCGGATAATGACACGCCGATTTATCGCGTCAGCCGCCGCCGCGCTATATAACCAGCGGAGAGGAGCAGTGGACTGCACACGAGCCTCCTCTGATCTGATACTTCAGCCACTCTCCCTAATCTCTATCCGGCCGCTTAACCAAACCCCGGCGGATCGCGCGGGGCCGGTTGCCTCCCTCCCTCTTCTCCGGCGGCCGCCGCGGTGAGCTCCTCCGTCTTCTTCGTCCTATGTTTCCTCCTCCGTTCCTGCAACCCACTCCCAGCTAGCCGGCGCGGCCAGCTCCCGCTGGAGATGAGCTCCCCCGCCGGCCTCCTCGACGCCGTGGGGTATCAGTGCCGTCACTTCGCTGCCGCAAAATCCCATCTGAATTCTTGCTCATCGCCAATACGTCCGGTTTTTCGCGGGTGTCACTCACATCTTAGCTGCGCGGTGGAGTACTAGTAGAGTTCTAGTTCTAGAGGCTATTTAATTTGCAATAACAAGATTGGGGATTCAGTCGAGCCCCGCGGAAGGTCCAGTGGTTCGTACCGAGGCAAGCTGGGAATCGGGACCCGCGGATAGATAGAAAATTTCACATTTCTGGCCGACGGATTGGATCCTCGCGTCACTGATCGATGCATACATTTATTTTGTTTCAGTTGCAGAGACGTTTCGGTATGAGGAAGGGCGCCGAGCTCTTGGTCCTGCTGGTGGCGTCGTCCCTCTGCCTGTCCGCTGCGGTGAGCGGTTGCGAACTTTGCGGTCTTCTTTGAATGATTCATGCCCATGGTTGTTTGATCCATGAACTTAATCTGATCCTGGTTCTCATCTGGTTGCGCCTTGCAGATTGCCGCGCAGGAAACCTGCCCGGCCGACATCGACGCCAAGTGCGGCGATGCCACTTCCGATGGCTGGGAGGGCGAGTTCTTCCCCGGCATTACCAAGATCAGATATGAGGTGAGGCCACTGACCCTGAACTGAAACAGATTATCTGCTGTTAAAGGGTTGCTTTCAGTTTAATAACATTTGTCCTTGAACAATTGTGTGGCAGGGTCCAACCAGCAAGAAGCCGCTTTCTTACAAGTGGTATAACGCGGAGGAAGTGATTCTTGGAAAGAAAATGAAAGTATGATTTGCAGAACTATGTCTTTTTTGGCAGTAAATCTTTTTAGATTATTTTTACATCATGTGTTACGGTAGGATTATATATTCGTTCTGTGCTATAGGATTGGTTGCGGTTCAGCGTGGCATTCTGGCACACTTTCCGGGGTACTGGAGGAGACCCTTTTGGTGCAGCCACAAAGAACTGGCCTTGGGAGGATGGCACCAATTCCCTGGCCATGGCTAAGAGAAGAAGTACGAGGATTACTTGATCTTGTTCTTTTAGGTCCATGGCGTTATGAAATTGCATATTTGCTGGAAACAACAACTTATGTTTCGATTTCCATTTCAGTGAAAGCTCACTTCGAGTTCATGGAGAAGCTTGGAGTTGAGAGGTGGTGCTTCCATGACAGGGACATCGCCCCTGATGGCAAAACACTCGCGGTATGATTTTATCAGAATGTTTCCTGAAGTTGCAAGTTGCAACCCTGAGTTAGGGATTTGAGACTGGTAGTGACCGGTATTAGAATAGTTTGATTATGATTATTTACCGGTATTAGAGCTCCGTGCAAGTTTGATTATATTTTCAATACAGGGAATATGGTTGCTGATGTTGTAGAGCTACTTTTATACTTGCCCTGTGACTAAAAAgaatactccctctgatccatattatttgtcgctgatttagtaaatcagcgacaattaatatggatcgaaggGAGGACTTGTTTTGGATAATCTATTCAAGAGCACAATAGAACCGAACTGATCATCATAATTTACAAGCAACAATAAATAGAAATGAACTTTATTCCATAAGATTGCTTCTGTCTAAAATATCATCTCAGGGTGTCACTATAGTATATCTGAAAAGTGGTGTCACCATAATATATCTCAAGACAGTGTCACTGTAATTTGACTACCTTGGCTCCTAGGCCCTGAAAGGTCGGTATTCTCCGTCTTAAGGGTCTTCTGTTCACATTGCAGGAAACAAATGCTAACTTGGATGAGATAGTTGAGCTGGCAAAGCAACTCCAGGTTACTGCTACAACCTTAAAATGTTTCAACATTTAGGTTTCCTATAGTACAACTTTTTTCCGCTCTTTGCTCAAAAATATACTATGAACATCATGTAGAGTGAGACCAATATAAAGCCATTGTGGGGGACTGCACAGCTTTTCATGCATCCACGTTACATGCACGGAGCTGCTACTAGGTGGGTACTAAATTTCACTGCATTTGTGAATTTGAGTTATGACTTGAAATTAAGCAAGGCCTTCACTGATGCTGCAGCCCAGAGGTCAAGGTGTATGCTTatgctgctgctcaagtgaagaaagctttggaggtgggttgtGTCTAAATATCATAGGAAGCCTTCCTTCTGGTCAGTTGTTTAACTTGATTTGTATCCCCTTCCAGGTTACTCACTACCTAGGCGGTGAGAACTATGTATTCTGGGGTGGAAGAGAGGGTTACCAAACTCTTCTCAATACCGATATGAAGAGAGAACTTGAACATTTGGTATGGGTTAAACATACTTCTTATCTTTTGTGTGTCTTTCTACTTGGTGTAGTTTATAGCACAAATTACTTGTAAATGTTCTAAAAAAATTCTAGATTTGATAAATTGTTCTTCTGTTGTCCAGGCTAACTTTCTTCAAGCTGCTGTTAACCACAAGAAGAAGATTGGCTTTAACGGTAATTGCTTTGCAGTTCTATATTTGATGTTCTGGTTCGAGTCCCCCAAATTTGACAGTAAATAGTTCGGTTGTTCCGCTTTATGATAATTGAAGATACTGAGTGTCTGAATCTTTTTTTTCAGGAACATTGTTGATTgagcctaaaccacaagaaccaaCAAAGCATCAGTATGTTTGTCGTCTGGAAAATACAGGAAAATGTTGACAGGGCTGAATAGAATAATAATTATTTTTCGTTTGCAGGTATGACTGGGATGTTGCAACTACATTCTCTTTCCTACAGAAGTTTGGTCTTACAGGTAATCTTTGAAATGTGGCAAAAAAATCATTTAGTATCACCATTCCTGTTTTTCGTATGTTTATGTTTATATTTGCAACAATTTTATGCAAATGAAACACGGGAATTTAACTATGTTTTCCTGAGAATCATCTTAGAACATTCTTTGTTTAAAATAAAATGGatcctttttttaataatttggtgATACAGGAGAATTCAAGATAAATGTCGAGTGCAACCATGCTACTCTCTCTGGGCATAGGTAAATTTCTTGCTCGCCTAAATCCAGTCATGACAGCTTAAAGTTATACTAGTACTATAACTGCATCTAAAACTTGTGTCCCGCAGCTGCCATCATGAGCTTGAGACTGCACGCATTAATGATATTCTTGGAAACATTGATGCAAACACTGGTGATCCGCAAGTTGGTATGTGTATGGTTCATATAATGGCTGTGACTTCTTAAATCCCTGTTACACGCTTAGTAGCTTAACATTTCAACTCTTACCTGTTGGCAGGTTGGGACACGGATGAGTTCCTTACAGATATTTCAGAAGCTACCTTGATTATGTCAAGTGTGGTTAAGAATGTGAGTGGAATTAATCATTTCTTGTACCTTTTCTGAATCAAAAGTCTCTTGTACAGTATCATGTGTTGGTTACCATTTCATTCAGGTAACAGTGCTCATAATTTGTTCTGCTTGATATGGTTGCAGGATGGACTTGCACCTGGTGGCTTCAACTTCGACGCCAAATTGTTAGTCCCCAATATCACTGGTGTTCTGTGAGCTGAGCTTCGTGGTTCAGCGTTAATTTGGCTGACATGTAACGGTTTTGTGGTGACAGGCGGAGGGAGAGTACTGATGTTGAGGACCTGTTTATCGCTCATATCTCCGGGATGGACACCATGGCTCGCGGCCTCCGCAATGTTGCCAAGCTGATTGAGGTAACTGGAAACTCATGACCTGTTAAAGTTTGCATGCGCATTTACCTAAATGGGGGTTTTGTTTTCTATGTTAGGATGGCTCCCTGGATGAGCTTGTCCGCAAGCGCTACCAGAGCTTTGACACTGAGATTGGTGCCATGATCGAGGTACACAAATTAGCAAGTTTGGATTTATTTTCTCAAAAGGATTGAATTTGGGATTGTGACACTGGCTATGGTTTGAAACAGGCTGGGAAGGGAGACTTTGAAACCCTAGAAAAGAAGGTCTTGGAGTGGGGCGAGCCAACCGTTCCATCCGGCAAACAGGTAAACGGGATGATAAACCTAGGCAGCTTGTCTTTCACAGCACAATGCAAATATATCTCTGCGCTGACTGATGATTGTTCCTCACGATATTTTTTTGCCCGCTTCCCAATGCAGGAACTGGCTGAGATGCTGTTCCAATCCGCTCTGTAGATCGGCCCACGGTTCTAGGAATAAAAGCAAGAGCACACCCTCGAACGCCCAGTCCCCTCGCCACTACGGGCGATGTTCTATAGTTAGGCCTCCATGCAATGAACCCTGTAAACAAACTGCGTGGAGCTGAAAATAATGTAACATTGTATCAGAATTAAACTAGTTCGCCAACATGGAGTTGGGCTGAACTTTGTTCCAATTTTCTCCTTGTGTTTCACCCTGGTGCTCATCGGTCTTAAGGGCGTGTTTGGTTTGAGCCCAAGCTAAccctactactccctctgtcccaaaatatagtGTTTTTCACACTACGGAGTAATATTTGGCTAGCAAATATTTTGGTCAAGGTTTTGGTTGACAACCATCCAAACAAGACTCTAAAATTTGGCTATGGCAAAAAAAATGTATGGTTGGTTTAGGTTAACATCCAAACATTCCCCAAGTGCCTCTTCTGAGAGAAAAAACTGTAGGGGAGGGCCCATCCCCCATCAGCAAAATTTATTAGAAGGGAAATATGTACTTCGTCTGTaagcaaatataagatgttttaggtcACTAGAGGTAGTACAAGAGAGAATATTAGTATACAATAACAGCGTGGGTGAGAATACACAAGAATTTGAGAGGCTTAGCACTGGCTCAGAAAGGTTCATCAAACTGGTCAAATCTAAATAGGTAGCAAGCTCACTCACCCTTCATCCTTATGTAAGAGAGCAAGAAGAGATCCCTCCTAaacccttgggggggggggggggggggggggggggtgaagaatATATGCCAGGGGAAATGTGGTCAAACTCTGTTTCCAGATATTCCAGGCAGCAGCCGTTGGGACTTCAAAGTTTCTCATCTTGACTGCAAGCTTTAGGGGTGCATTTGGATTTCTAGTGTGGGGTGGTAGCCTGGATGCTTTGAAATTGGGTCTTATCAAACTTGGCAGCTGAGAAAATATGACCCCTGAAAAAACCCTGAGAAAATAGGACGAAAAGACCAAACATCTTTTGACAGATCTTTGATAGATTCAACAGTATAAGTCTGAGATAACACATGATCTGGCAAAAAATAGCTCAGTTGTCAAAATCAAGCATGAAGAGATTTAGCAATACTTCTTTTGCTGGTCGTCGGTCTTGTGCCTCAGAGCCATACTTCTTTTGCTGGTGCACTGCACATCGATCTAAAAACCTCCTGAATCTGATCCTTGCTCACCTGGCCATCAATAGAAAAATATCAAGTCTGACAAAAAGTTTGCTCATACTAGTACTCTCTTCAAAACTATGCTCCTTTCAAAATTAAGCATGGATACACAATCATAAGGTATCACGACCTTTGAATTTCTAGCACGGAGGGTGATCAAGACAGAAAACATCATTCGAAAACAAACAGGTGAGTAACTTTTTCTTGTCCTCTCAAATGAGGATGTGTGTTGTTATATATTCCTTTGCTACACACACTGGTACACAACAATGCTATGAGTTACAACAACATAATTACAGTCTGATTGTACATTTTACAGATGTTCAATGTACAAGATATTAACAGCAAGAATACAAAGTCAGAATAGCTCCGCGCAGCAGAATGGATAATAACCAGCTTCTCCAGCGGATTCCGAGACGACCCTCAACTCCTTCTGAACCTTCCGACGCTCATAGAACACCGGGCATGCAAGCGAAACGCACTTGACCCCACTTTCCACTATCCAGTCTGCGCCGCCGCAGTGGCCGCATATCTGGACAACATTCAAAAGTTAGCTGTCAGCTGAAACAAGTTATCTAAAGGGATTTCTATTTCACAGTCAACGTTATTATTAAATTATAAGGATTGTTGCACTTCAAACAGTGGTCAAGTACATTAAGAAAGACTAGAATCTCAATATTTCTGATGCTTAGTTCATGTTACACAAAAATGTCAAGAAACGTAAGTGTTAGTTTTAATTTTAGTATTCCATGCAATGATTTCATTTTCCAGTGGGGAATTCAAATAAGAGAAGTATATAAGAACTTACAGCAGCAAGATGTTGGATTTCTCGCTCCAATTTTGATGTCCTGCCAGCGACTACAGTGGCAACAACAGCTTCATTTTTTAAACAGTAACTGCAAAAAGTTTCTGATCCTTGAACTGTATCACCACAGATAGTACAATGGCTCGACATATAATAAGTATCTATCCTGGCTACTTTGGCGGACGGTTTCTTGTTCCATCCCAATCGGATGGAACTGCTATCACGAGAACCGTGACCCAAAGCAGACTGGCGTTTCGCAAGTGTTGACCGTGTGGGGCGAGGCATCTCGTTAAACCATTTATTTAGGTTAACACCTAGGAGTCCAAAGACACGTTGTAGTGCTGGAATAATCTGTTTGGTTATGTAATATAATTCATTTAACCTATAAGGGGATCCAACTTCTAGCAGACCATATGGATTAATGACCATATCGACGAGACGAGCCCCTGGTTCCCCATGGATAACAACATAGGGCACTCTCTCTGCATAACGTGGCTCTGCCCGTGGATCAGACAACATTGCTTTTGTTGCAACAATTGCTGCAGGTGGCAGCGAGGATGCCCTTGCACTGTAAGTACCAAGACGAACCTCCTTTGCAAAAATGTAGTCCTGAATAGAAATTTTTCCTGATAATATCCGTGTCCATTGACGCTCCGCATATGATTTAACCTGCAAGAATAAAAGGCCATCAAGCTATATACCTGACACTGCTACAGGGAAGACCCTCCTCGTAAAGTCGAAGAGATTAAGAAACACCCCTTACCTTGACCAAGTCTTGTTCTTCAAACATTATTCTAAGAGATCGTTCTAACATCTTCGCGACCGCCGGGCACGTATCTCTCCGCACTGTCTCAATCCCCTTTGCGTCAAAGATTGGCTCCTTCTGTTCGGGGTTTTCATAGCTATAGCCAACATA is a window encoding:
- the LOC123043781 gene encoding xylose isomerase, producing the protein MRKGAELLVLLVASSLCLSAAIAAQETCPADIDAKCGDATSDGWEGEFFPGITKIRYEGPTSKKPLSYKWYNAEEVILGKKMKDWLRFSVAFWHTFRGTGGDPFGAATKNWPWEDGTNSLAMAKRRMKAHFEFMEKLGVERWCFHDRDIAPDGKTLAETNANLDEIVELAKQLQSETNIKPLWGTAQLFMHPRYMHGAATSPEVKVYAYAAAQVKKALEVTHYLGGENYVFWGGREGYQTLLNTDMKRELEHLANFLQAAVNHKKKIGFNGTLLIEPKPQEPTKHQYDWDVATTFSFLQKFGLTGEFKINVECNHATLSGHSCHHELETARINDILGNIDANTGDPQVGWDTDEFLTDISEATLIMSSVVKNDGLAPGGFNFDAKLRRESTDVEDLFIAHISGMDTMARGLRNVAKLIEDGSLDELVRKRYQSFDTEIGAMIEAGKGDFETLEKKVLEWGEPTVPSGKQELAEMLFQSAL